Proteins encoded by one window of Methanoculleus thermophilus:
- a CDS encoding queuosine precursor transporter, producing MPSLPFRRRDSTLIPLVWIYWAISLTIATYAAAVVVRRFPGYGFATLTGLYIIYLGASQIIAARIIEFDLGIVTLVAPASVFIYPFIAQAIDMINEVYGRSMTQVAILIALLSQILLVILIVMTNSLSPAPAFQFEEAWQSIFTQGLWIILASWVAFLVSQTLDSYVFDRLKRAYPDRIVLRSAFSDVADLTLDSIIFVSIAFFTAGIPLLPLIIGQVVSKGLIGLLDTPWFVWYKRYLGTG from the coding sequence ATACCTTCTCTACCTTTCAGGAGGAGGGATTCCACGCTGATACCGCTTGTCTGGATATACTGGGCGATCAGCCTCACTATTGCGACGTATGCGGCAGCCGTCGTCGTCAGGCGGTTCCCAGGGTATGGGTTTGCCACCCTGACCGGCCTGTATATCATTTATCTCGGCGCCTCGCAGATCATTGCAGCCCGAATCATCGAGTTCGATCTCGGCATCGTCACGCTGGTTGCGCCTGCTTCTGTCTTCATTTATCCGTTTATAGCACAGGCGATCGACATGATCAACGAGGTCTACGGGAGATCGATGACTCAGGTCGCCATCCTCATCGCACTGCTCTCGCAGATCCTCCTTGTCATCCTCATAGTCATGACAAACTCCCTTTCTCCGGCTCCGGCCTTCCAGTTCGAGGAGGCATGGCAGAGCATCTTCACGCAAGGGTTGTGGATCATCCTCGCGTCCTGGGTTGCGTTTCTGGTCAGTCAGACTCTCGATTCATATGTTTTCGACCGGCTGAAACGTGCATACCCTGATCGGATCGTTCTAAGGAGCGCTTTCTCCGATGTCGCCGACCTGACCCTCGACAGTATCATCTTCGTGAGCATTGCTTTCTTCACTGCCGGCATCCCGCTCCTCCCCCTGATCATTGGGCAGGTCGTCAGCAAGGGTCTCATTGGGCTCCTTGACACACCCTGGTTTGTCTGGTATAAACGCTATCTTGGCACCGGGTGA
- a CDS encoding helix-turn-helix domain-containing protein: MADPDQQRKGRQDAIDDGDLIEITRMGRDIGIMYPLAVSARAAEIMVPFPNIPQETVTENLWDILHAFRDKASTTTEEEFEFQASIYLNGLVPTLTFKATVSPGDDGEPVITIMLPDENWETIGGGCRHHAYSDRMLTVDDVASTLNFTPGRIREFIREERIPAVKCGGSWRIRRSELERIMNEGF, from the coding sequence TTGGCGGACCCCGACCAGCAGAGGAAGGGCCGCCAGGATGCTATCGATGACGGTGATCTCATTGAGATCACCCGAATGGGAAGAGATATAGGCATCATGTATCCCCTTGCAGTCTCGGCGCGGGCTGCAGAGATTATGGTGCCATTCCCAAACATCCCGCAGGAGACTGTTACGGAGAATTTGTGGGACATCCTACATGCGTTCAGGGATAAAGCCAGTACGACGACCGAGGAGGAGTTCGAGTTTCAGGCGAGCATCTACCTGAATGGTCTCGTTCCCACCCTCACGTTCAAGGCCACTGTCTCCCCGGGAGACGACGGCGAGCCGGTCATCACCATCATGCTGCCGGACGAGAACTGGGAGACGATTGGAGGCGGCTGTCGCCACCATGCCTACAGTGATCGGATGCTCACCGTTGATGACGTCGCCTCAACCCTGAACTTCACCCCCGGCCGAATCCGGGAGTTCATTCGGGAAGAGCGGATCCCGGCCGTCAAGTGTGGAGGATCCTGGCGGATCAGGCGTTCTGAACTCGAGCGGATTATGAACGAAGGTTTCTAA
- a CDS encoding PIN domain-containing protein, producing MNDAVIREDELQILLNSLDEINVTYPLYEGDILVARPEGIGYSLDLLASRETFQGWLAEYEPIAAELPNYADFLECMLASGVARYANQAAFDAMLTSYGQLKKAVFFGLDTNLFYHGFATNNPEIDHASYLIVETVRDEIAYAINRKYPAKKIEEMVAHAPGLRDYIKELENKRMKRSRKAAYLALKEYRIIRDRATEIASPGPHTHLTEENDRNIVKALRKFEEERYALPVLLTADVYMADLCMAEGLEYFYFDRPYRLETTTCTAQGFRRLLFNLAAVFGFVGCNGFAVFGEYGGKGNDLDELKVRFFDDETYHEFTRELEICRQLQKLGIER from the coding sequence ATGAATGATGCAGTCATCAGGGAAGATGAGCTGCAGATCCTCTTAAACAGCCTAGATGAGATCAACGTCACATATCCGCTCTATGAGGGGGATATCCTCGTTGCACGCCCAGAAGGCATCGGCTACTCCCTGGATCTCCTTGCATCACGCGAGACCTTCCAGGGCTGGCTCGCGGAGTACGAGCCGATTGCCGCCGAACTTCCCAACTACGCAGACTTCCTGGAATGCATGCTCGCAAGCGGGGTCGCCCGCTACGCAAACCAGGCCGCCTTCGATGCAATGCTCACATCGTATGGGCAACTCAAGAAAGCCGTCTTCTTTGGTCTGGATACAAATCTCTTCTACCATGGCTTTGCAACAAACAACCCGGAGATCGATCATGCCTCCTACCTGATCGTTGAGACCGTCCGCGACGAGATCGCATACGCAATCAACCGTAAGTACCCGGCAAAAAAGATCGAGGAGATGGTGGCGCATGCACCGGGCTTGCGAGACTATATCAAGGAACTCGAGAACAAGCGGATGAAGAGATCCCGAAAAGCGGCATACCTAGCTCTGAAAGAGTATCGCATCATCCGCGACCGGGCGACAGAGATCGCATCGCCAGGCCCTCATACGCACCTGACGGAAGAGAACGATCGCAATATTGTCAAAGCGCTCCGGAAGTTCGAAGAGGAACGGTATGCTCTCCCGGTGCTTCTGACAGCCGACGTCTACATGGCGGATCTCTGCATGGCTGAAGGGCTTGAGTACTTCTACTTTGACCGCCCATACAGGTTAGAGACAACAACCTGTACGGCCCAGGGATTCCGGCGGCTGCTCTTCAATCTTGCTGCCGTCTTTGGATTCGTGGGTTGCAACGGTTTTGCCGTCTTCGGGGAATACGGCGGGAAGGGCAACGATCTTGATGAGCTGAAGGTGCGATTTTTTGACGACGAAACATATCATGAATTCACCAGGGAACTGGAGATATGCAGACAACTCCAAAAACTCGGCATAGAACGGTAG
- a CDS encoding HAD family hydrolase: MQTTPKTRHRTVEAILCDMDNTLFDLVGAKREACRCVVDYLGVGDAEMLFSEFLRGIHGFEDHENIRDYLERLGVYEPRTFEVCCRTYEDVKLDLVEAYPGVEETLQFLRDAGIGLAVVTDADLLHAHQRLTKTGLIDYFEVVVTPEVSGRRKPEPDSLLYALRKLETPPAQAMMVGDSLVRDIAPGRHLGMVTAFAAYGDWRASRPSDVEADIILSEFSELPDHIGISDQ; the protein is encoded by the coding sequence ATGCAGACAACTCCAAAAACTCGGCATAGAACGGTAGAGGCGATCCTCTGCGATATGGATAACACTCTCTTTGACCTTGTTGGAGCAAAGCGTGAGGCCTGCCGGTGCGTGGTCGATTATCTCGGTGTTGGAGACGCGGAGATGCTCTTTTCAGAGTTTCTCCGGGGAATCCATGGGTTTGAAGATCATGAAAACATACGTGACTACCTCGAGCGTCTCGGGGTCTACGAACCCAGGACGTTTGAGGTCTGCTGCCGCACCTACGAAGACGTGAAACTCGACCTGGTCGAGGCGTACCCAGGTGTCGAAGAGACGCTCCAGTTCCTCAGAGACGCCGGGATTGGGCTCGCGGTCGTCACCGACGCAGATTTGCTCCATGCACACCAGCGGCTCACAAAGACCGGGCTCATCGATTACTTCGAGGTCGTGGTGACACCGGAGGTCTCGGGGAGACGGAAACCGGAACCGGACTCGCTCCTCTACGCCCTCCGGAAACTCGAGACCCCTCCTGCGCAGGCGATGATGGTCGGCGATAGCCTGGTTCGCGACATCGCTCCCGGGAGGCATCTAGGGATGGTGACCGCGTTTGCCGCCTACGGCGACTGGCGCGCAAGCCGGCCAAGTGACGTTGAGGCCGATATCATCCTTTCAGAATTCTCCGAACTCCCGGATCATATCGGCATATCAGACCAGTAA
- a CDS encoding methanogenesis marker 8 protein — translation MNNRDEHIIEAAGRCRVVIQNGRVVEVGTPLIEDCPLARRFACPVEEMTPEAIRRNIEGRIRSFGMCTPDREVLAGPDFVIFGASELLSSAVRRGDLDAVVIVSDGAGTLVAANPALIQGIGGRMSGLVKTSPIPEVIARIRENGGVVLDPKTATIDQAAGVALARSLGHRRIAVTTAVAAEAAVIREHFPETVIVAVHTTGISREDAALMARSADLLTACASQHIRDEAAKAALLQAGTSIPVFAMTKAGKAIILGKVAETDQPVIVHGARLPVPGSQSPSPLC, via the coding sequence ATGAACAACCGAGACGAACATATCATAGAGGCTGCCGGAAGGTGCCGGGTCGTGATTCAGAACGGTCGTGTGGTCGAGGTCGGGACGCCCCTGATCGAGGACTGCCCACTGGCGCGACGGTTTGCCTGCCCGGTCGAGGAGATGACGCCTGAGGCGATCCGAAGAAACATCGAAGGGAGAATCCGGTCGTTTGGGATGTGCACTCCGGATCGGGAGGTTCTTGCCGGTCCGGACTTCGTCATCTTCGGGGCATCGGAACTCTTGAGCAGCGCTGTCCGCCGGGGAGACCTCGACGCTGTGGTGATCGTATCCGACGGGGCAGGGACGCTTGTCGCGGCGAATCCCGCCCTCATCCAGGGGATCGGCGGCCGGATGTCGGGCCTCGTAAAGACTTCCCCTATCCCTGAGGTGATCGCACGAATTCGGGAGAACGGGGGCGTGGTCCTTGACCCGAAGACCGCCACGATCGACCAGGCCGCCGGCGTTGCCCTTGCGCGATCGCTCGGGCACCGGCGGATCGCCGTGACCACCGCCGTTGCCGCCGAGGCTGCGGTAATCCGGGAACACTTCCCCGAGACCGTCATCGTTGCCGTTCACACGACCGGGATCTCGCGAGAGGACGCGGCGCTGATGGCGAGATCTGCCGATCTCCTCACTGCCTGCGCGTCGCAGCACATCCGCGATGAGGCGGCGAAGGCCGCGCTCCTGCAGGCAGGGACATCAATCCCGGTCTTTGCGATGACCAAAGCGGGAAAGGCGATCATTCTCGGGAAAGTCGCGGAGACCGATCAGCCGGTCATCGTCCACGGAGCGCGCCTCCCGGTTCCGGGCTCTCAGTCTCCCTCGCCGCTCTGCTGA